Proteins found in one Cetobacterium somerae genomic segment:
- a CDS encoding LuxR C-terminal-related transcriptional regulator: MKNLVNEEVKSEIEERELVLELMHDMVEKILSPREFEVYVLSKRMKPRHIAEKLGLKSQTVRNQINNIKNKIKNHEEWLKEKMDIRGLSI, encoded by the coding sequence ATGAAAAATTTAGTTAATGAGGAAGTTAAATCAGAGATAGAGGAGAGAGAGTTAGTTCTTGAATTAATGCATGATATGGTAGAGAAAATATTATCGCCTAGAGAATTTGAGGTGTACGTATTGAGTAAAAGAATGAAGCCAAGACATATAGCTGAGAAGTTGGGTTTAAAATCACAGACAGTTAGAAATCAAATAAATAATATAAAGAATAAAATAAAAAATCATGAAGAATGGTTAAAAGAGAAAATGGATATAAGAGGGCTATCAATATAG
- a CDS encoding PBSX family phage terminase large subunit produces the protein MARSREPTKENAKKLYEEGFGSLSQIAKELNLSLNTLKSWRTRDKKEGKEWVQKGAPNSAPDTEVQPPRKAKLKEAKSIVVNGGTLKEASEKTGIKESTLMNHSVRENWMSKQKDYLERLYGRLRDERGQEHIQRRLESIDFLNWIQKKSMNLGTSLSPIALDESLKGYQRLANIVKTTITAQAELLGISGVEELINGYDRSIIHTFRQEELQIKLLEADLKRERNQIEREKYNGGYVSKVSLEEEDLIKEVGKGYRKFIKSKKLYNYLKGARGSKKSKTIALRYIYNLLNNPTANLLVVRQVDRTNRTSTFTDLKWAARKLGVYEQFKFNVSPLEITVVGTGQKIYFRGMNDPLSITSISVEHGVLSWVWMEEAYQIRSEDDWNKVEMSIRGQLEEGMWKEFIFSFNPWSSRHWLNAKGFRGIADNDEVLEEEGEFINYEDDLTLAMTTSYKINEFLDNTDKIRYEKMKEDNPERYKVEGLGLWGIIEGLIFHEGRHWTVEKFDYNNFEANNGKYQRAGGDFGFNDPTAFYKVHVDDFNKKIYIWNEYYERYKTTDDLKIELESFKGCSIVGDSSAKPTIRSLYNAGYNIQSSIKGKESVVDGIRFLQSYKVVIHPECPNLIDEATLYCWEIKDDSSIDKPKDMNNHGWDAVRYAIEDLYLDVKNVGVSKRR, from the coding sequence ATGGCAAGAAGTAGAGAGCCTACCAAAGAGAATGCAAAAAAACTTTATGAGGAAGGTTTTGGGAGTCTATCTCAAATAGCAAAAGAATTAAATTTATCTCTGAACACTTTAAAAAGTTGGAGAACAAGAGACAAAAAAGAAGGTAAAGAATGGGTGCAAAAAGGTGCACCCAATTCTGCACCCGACACTGAGGTGCAACCACCAAGAAAGGCAAAATTAAAAGAAGCCAAATCCATAGTTGTTAATGGTGGAACTTTAAAAGAAGCAAGTGAAAAGACAGGCATTAAAGAAAGTACTTTGATGAATCATAGTGTTCGTGAGAATTGGATGTCTAAACAGAAAGATTATCTAGAAAGACTTTATGGAAGGTTAAGAGATGAACGGGGACAAGAACATATTCAAAGAAGGTTAGAGAGTATAGACTTTCTAAATTGGATTCAGAAAAAGAGTATGAACTTAGGAACTAGTTTATCTCCTATAGCTTTAGATGAAAGTTTAAAGGGGTATCAAAGATTAGCTAATATAGTTAAGACAACTATAACAGCTCAAGCAGAACTTTTAGGAATATCTGGAGTTGAAGAACTTATAAATGGATATGACAGAAGTATAATCCATACCTTTAGACAAGAGGAACTTCAAATTAAGCTATTGGAAGCTGATTTAAAAAGAGAACGTAATCAGATTGAAAGAGAAAAATATAATGGTGGTTATGTATCAAAGGTTTCATTAGAGGAAGAAGACCTAATTAAAGAAGTTGGAAAAGGGTATAGGAAATTTATTAAAAGTAAAAAGCTATACAACTATTTAAAAGGTGCAAGAGGAAGTAAGAAATCTAAAACTATAGCTCTTAGATATATTTATAACCTATTGAATAATCCAACAGCTAACCTATTAGTAGTAAGACAAGTAGATAGAACTAATAGAACATCAACATTCACAGATTTAAAATGGGCAGCTAGAAAATTGGGTGTATACGAACAATTTAAATTCAATGTATCACCATTAGAAATAACAGTAGTAGGAACTGGCCAGAAAATATATTTTAGAGGTATGAATGACCCACTATCAATAACATCAATATCAGTTGAACATGGTGTTTTATCATGGGTATGGATGGAAGAAGCATATCAAATTAGAAGTGAAGATGATTGGAATAAAGTTGAGATGTCTATAAGAGGACAACTAGAAGAAGGAATGTGGAAAGAGTTTATATTCTCATTTAACCCTTGGAGTTCAAGACATTGGCTTAATGCTAAAGGATTTAGAGGTATTGCAGATAATGATGAAGTTCTGGAAGAAGAAGGAGAGTTCATAAATTATGAAGATGATTTAACTCTAGCTATGACTACATCCTATAAGATAAATGAGTTCTTAGATAATACGGATAAAATTCGTTATGAAAAAATGAAAGAGGATAATCCTGAAAGATACAAAGTTGAAGGACTTGGATTATGGGGAATTATAGAAGGACTAATATTCCATGAAGGTAGACATTGGACCGTTGAGAAATTCGACTATAACAATTTTGAAGCTAATAATGGAAAGTACCAAAGAGCAGGTGGCGATTTTGGATTTAATGATCCAACAGCATTCTATAAAGTTCATGTAGATGACTTTAATAAAAAGATATACATATGGAATGAATATTATGAGAGATATAAAACAACTGATGATTTAAAGATAGAACTGGAAAGTTTTAAAGGTTGCTCAATAGTTGGGGATAGTAGTGCAAAGCCAACAATTAGAAGTTTATACAATGCAGGATACAATATCCAATCATCTATAAAGGGTAAAGAATCAGTTGTAGATGGAATTAGATTTTTACAAAGTTATAAAGTGGTAATACATCCAGAGTGTCCAAACTTAATAGATGAAGCAACTTTATATTGTTGGGAAATTAAGGATGATTCAAGCATAGATAAACCTAAAGATATGAATAACCATGGTTGGGATGCTGTTAGATATGCTATTGAAGATTTATACCTTGATGTTAAGAATGTCGGAGTTAGTAAAAGGAGGTGA